CATTCGCCGTCCCATTTCAGCGCGGGGAAATCGCTCGTCTCCGGCGGCCGGATGGAATAGCGCCGGACCTTCTGGCCCCCGGGGAGCCGCAGGGCGTCGATCTTCCCGTTGAGGGCGGCGAGCGCGTAGACGGGACTCTCTTTCTGGCCGGCGAGATCGCCGAAGACGTAGACGACGGGCCTCAGGTCCTTGTGCAGGATCGGCTGGGGCGACGGTTCGCGCTCCGGCTTGGCGAGCTCGGAGAGGGAAATCTGCGCGCCCTCGCGCGACGCGACGCGCAGGCCGAGGCGCCGGCTCAGGGAGTCCCGGTCCTCCGGGGACAGCTGCAGGCGAATCGGCACGGGCTCGCGCCGCCGCGGAAGGTCGAGCGCCCCGACGATCTCTCCCTGTCCGGAAGCGGCGATCGTCTCCGCCGCCGCCCCGGGCGCGACGGCGTGGGACGCGGCCTTCTCGGCGTCGACCCTCAGACGGATCCGGTCGTGCGGCGCTTCGAGGGAGTCGTCGACGTCGACCACTCCCGGCGTCGTGTCGAAGAATCCACGAATGCGCGCGGCGAGCTCCTCCCGCGCGCGCTCCCCGGGTCCGTAGATTTCCGCGACGAGCGTGTCGAGCACCGGCGGGCCCGGCGGGATCTCGATCACCTTCACGCGCGCCCGGCGGCCGCGCGCGATCGGGTCCAGGAGGACGCGCACGCGCTTGGCGATCGCGTGGCTCTGCGCCGAGCGGTCCCCTTTCGGCACGAGATTGACCTGCACGTCGGCGCGATTGGGCTCGCGGCGCAGAAAGTAGTGGCGGACCAGGCCGTTGAAATTGAACGGCGCGGGGGCGCCGGCGTAGATCTGGTAATTCGCGATCTCCGGGACCGCGTCGAGCGCGCGTCCGACCCGGCGCGCGGTCTCGAGCGTCTCTTCGAGCGGCGTTCCCTCGTTCTGGTCGATCAGCACCTGGAACTCGCTCTTGTTGTCGAAGGGGAGCATCTTCACGCGGACGAGGCCGAACGCGACGGTCGCGACCGAGAGGAGGAGCAGCGCGGCGACGCCGAGGAAGAAGATGCGCCGGCGACCGGCGTCGCGGATCAGGGTTCCCATCATGCGCCGGTAGAGGCGCGTCGCGCGTCCCTCGGCGGCGCCGGGCGACTCCGGGATCCGGTGGGCGGTCTTGAAGATGCGGAGCGCCGCCCAGGGAGAGACGATGAAGGCGACGGCGAGCGAGAAGAGCATGGCAAACGACGCGCCGGCCGGGATCGGCCTCATGTACGGGCCCATGAGGCCGCGGACGAAGGCCATCGGCAGGATCGCCGCGATGACGGTGAACGTGGCGAGGATCGTCGGCGCGCCGACCTCCGCGACGGCGTGGACCGCGACCACGGAGAGCGGCTCGCCGGGCCGCTCGCGGTGATGGCGCTCGATGTTCTCGACGACGACGATCGCGTCGTCGACGAGGATGCCGATCGAGAAGATCAGGGCGAAGAGGGTCACGCGATTGAGCGTGTAGCCGAACAGGTAATACACGAAGAGCGTGAGGGCGAGCGTCACCGGCACCGCGATCGCGACGACGGCGGCGCTGCGCCACCCCATCGCGAGCGCGATCAGAACCGTGACGGAGAGCGTGGCGAGCAGAAGGTGCTCGACGAGCTCGTTCGCCTTCTCGTTGGCGGTCTTGCCGTAGTCCCGGGTGACGGCGACGCGGACGCCCGCGGGGAGCAGGCGCGGCCGGAGGGCGTCGAGCTTCGCGAGCACCTGGCGGGAGAGGGTCGTGGCATTGGTTCCCGGCCGTTTCGAGACCGAGATCGTGACGGCCGGCTCGAGCGCCGACCCTCGCCCGGCGGAGAAGACGTAGTCGGTCGTTTCATCGGGTCCGTCCACGACGCGGGCGACGTCCGAGAGGAGGATCGGGGCCGGACCGCGCCGTCCCACGACGGCCCGCGCGACGTCGCTCCCGTCGCGGAAGAGAGATCCCGTCTCGACGGCGAGGATCCGGTCCCCGGTAATCTCGTCGCCCGCCGGAAGCCGGGCCTGCGCGGCGCGGAGGGCGCCGCTGACGTCGGCCCAGGTCAGGCCGGCCGCGGCGAGGCGGGCGGGGTCGGGCTCGACCCGGACGACGCGCGGCGGGCCGCCGGTGACCGTGACGCGGGTCGTGTTCTCCACTTCGGCGATCTCCCGGGCGAGCTCGTCGGCGAGCACGCGGAGCGACGCGGGCGTCTGCCGGGGACCCGAGATCGTGAGCGTCAGGAAGGGAACGTCGTCGATCGACTTCAACTCGACGACCGGGGGAGGCACTTCCGAGGGGAGCTCGGAACGCACCGTCCCGAGCCGCTCGTACACCTTCACGAGCGACGCTTCGTTCGGCTCGTTCACCCGGAAACGAACCGTCACGAGGGCGCTTCCGGTTCGCGCGGTCGAGTAGACGTGCTCGACGCCGGCGATGCCCCACATCGCCTTTTCGATGGGCTCGACGACGCGCCGCGCGATCTCCTCGGGGGGAGCGCCCGGGTCGGCCGCGAAGACGTCGACCATCGGGACGCGGATCTGCGGCTCCTCCTCGCGGGGCGTCACCGCGAGCGAGAGGAAACCCAGCGCGATCGCGCCGACGATCAGGAGCGGCGTCAGCTTGCTGTGCAGGAAGGCGCGCGCGAGGGCGCCGGCGATTCCCCGGCGGTCGTTCATCGGGGGGCGAGGACGACGGGGGCGCCGTCGGCCAGATCTCCCGGGGAAAGGACGACCCGGTCGCCCGGCGCGAGCCCCGCGCGCACCTCGACCTCGTCGCCGCGGCGCGGGCCCACGTCGATCCAGCGCAGCGACGCCTTTCCTTCGTCGACGACGAAAACGCCCGTCAGCCCCCCGCGCTCGACGACGGCGGCCGCGGGGACGATGCGGCGCGGAGGCGCCGAGGAATCGGGCACCTCGACGCTCGCGAAGAGGCCGGAACGCAGCCGCGGATCGGCGGGGAGGTTCGCGCGCAGCAGGAACCGGTGGGTCTCCCGGTCGCCGGCGGGAGAAACCGTGCGCACGACGGCCGGAACGGGGTCGGGAATTCCGTCCACCCGTACGGCGACGGTGCTCCCGGCCGGCAGGTCCGCGATCGCGCCGCCCTCGATCGACGCCTGCGCTTCGAAGCCGGCGTCGGACTCGAGGGCGATCAGCTTCTCGCCCGGTTGAACGTGGTCGCCGGCGTGGATCGGCACCGACGCGACGCGTCCCTCGAAAGGAGCCGTCAGGTTCACGTAGGAGAGCCCGGCTCGCGCCTCCGCGAGGGCCGCGCGGGCGGATGCCGCGGCGGAGTCGGCGAGCTCCTTCTCGCGCGGGGTGGCCGCCTGCGTGGCCGCGAGCCGGTCCGTCCGGGCCTTTTCGGCGGATGCCGCCGAGAGCGCGGCTTCGGCGGCGGATATCCGCGCCGCGAGCTCGCCGCTGTCGAGCTGCGCGAGGCGCTGTCCCTTCCGGACGCGCATTCCCTCGGAGACGAACACGGCCTTCACCGTCGCCGCCGAGCGCGACGTGATCTCCGCCGCTTCCCGGGCGGCGACCACGCCGGGCACGGCCCGCACGCCTCCCGCAGAGGTGTCCCGGACCGCCGCCACGCGCACCGCGACGGGAGCGCGAGCGGCTTCGCGGCGCGGTTGCGCCCGCCGGCACCCGGCGAAGCCGGCGGCGCCGAGCAGCGCGAGAGAAACCGAAATCGGGGCGGACTGGCGCATGTTCCTCACCTCTCTCCGGCCGCGCGTTTCAGCGCCGCCTCGGCCACCGCGACCCGCGCGGCGCCGCGTGCTTGCGCCGATTCGGCCGCCGCGGCCGCGCTTTCCGCGTCGAGGATGTCGACGAGCGCGGCTTTTCCGGCCTCCCAGCGTTCCCGGGCGACCCGGTAGACCTCCTCCGCCTCGCGGCGTCCGTCGA
This genomic window from Thermoanaerobaculia bacterium contains:
- a CDS encoding efflux RND transporter permease subunit gives rise to the protein MNDRRGIAGALARAFLHSKLTPLLIVGAIALGFLSLAVTPREEEPQIRVPMVDVFAADPGAPPEEIARRVVEPIEKAMWGIAGVEHVYSTARTGSALVTVRFRVNEPNEASLVKVYERLGTVRSELPSEVPPPVVELKSIDDVPFLTLTISGPRQTPASLRVLADELAREIAEVENTTRVTVTGGPPRVVRVEPDPARLAAAGLTWADVSGALRAAQARLPAGDEITGDRILAVETGSLFRDGSDVARAVVGRRGPAPILLSDVARVVDGPDETTDYVFSAGRGSALEPAVTISVSKRPGTNATTLSRQVLAKLDALRPRLLPAGVRVAVTRDYGKTANEKANELVEHLLLATLSVTVLIALAMGWRSAAVVAIAVPVTLALTLFVYYLFGYTLNRVTLFALIFSIGILVDDAIVVVENIERHHRERPGEPLSVVAVHAVAEVGAPTILATFTVIAAILPMAFVRGLMGPYMRPIPAGASFAMLFSLAVAFIVSPWAALRIFKTAHRIPESPGAAEGRATRLYRRMMGTLIRDAGRRRIFFLGVAALLLLSVATVAFGLVRVKMLPFDNKSEFQVLIDQNEGTPLEETLETARRVGRALDAVPEIANYQIYAGAPAPFNFNGLVRHYFLRREPNRADVQVNLVPKGDRSAQSHAIAKRVRVLLDPIARGRRARVKVIEIPPGPPVLDTLVAEIYGPGERAREELAARIRGFFDTTPGVVDVDDSLEAPHDRIRLRVDAEKAASHAVAPGAAAETIAASGQGEIVGALDLPRRREPVPIRLQLSPEDRDSLSRRLGLRVASREGAQISLSELAKPEREPSPQPILHKDLRPVVYVFGDLAGQKESPVYALAALNGKIDALRLPGGQKVRRYSIRPPETSDFPALKWDGEWQITYEVFRDLGIAFAIVLVLITLLVVAWFQSFRTPIAILLPIPLSLIGILPGHLLFGAFFTATSMIGFIAGAGIIVRNSIILVDFIELKVRAGMPLEEAVVEAGAVRFRPMLLTAAAVVAGSAVILFDPIFQGLAISLMMGEVAATLLSRMTVPVLYYVLTRKRHAAGAAVAA
- a CDS encoding efflux RND transporter periplasmic adaptor subunit, translating into MRQSAPISVSLALLGAAGFAGCRRAQPRREAARAPVAVRVAAVRDTSAGGVRAVPGVVAAREAAEITSRSAATVKAVFVSEGMRVRKGQRLAQLDSGELAARISAAEAALSAASAEKARTDRLAATQAATPREKELADSAAASARAALAEARAGLSYVNLTAPFEGRVASVPIHAGDHVQPGEKLIALESDAGFEAQASIEGGAIADLPAGSTVAVRVDGIPDPVPAVVRTVSPAGDRETHRFLLRANLPADPRLRSGLFASVEVPDSSAPPRRIVPAAAVVERGGLTGVFVVDEGKASLRWIDVGPRRGDEVEVRAGLAPGDRVVLSPGDLADGAPVVLAPR